The following are from one region of the Bradyrhizobium sediminis genome:
- a CDS encoding benzoate-CoA ligase family protein yields MSGGSYNAVTWLLDRNVDEGRGAKLAFTDTVSELTYGGLQQQSRRVANMLRRLGVRREERVAMIMLDTVDFPAVFLGAIRAGIVPVPLNTLLTSDQYAYVLADCRARVLFISEALLPVVKDMVGRLPDLEHVVVSGKDALGHKKLSDELTGESDVFATAATHPDEPAFWLYSSGSTGMPKGVRHLHCNLAATADTYARQVLGIREDDVCLSAAKLFFAYGLGNALTFPMSVGATTVLNSERPTPALMFALMNKYNPTIFFGVPTLYSSMLNDETLKNEPAGSRLRICTSAGEALPESVGNAWKARVGVDILDGVGSTELLHIFLSNAPGDIKYGTSGRPVPGYKVRLVNDAGDDVPDGEVGELLVDAPSAGEGYWNQRSKTRQTFAGHWTRTGDKYVRDADGRYTFCGRGDDMFKVSGIWVSPFEVESALITHPAVLEAAVVPEADPEGLLKPKAFVVLRPGASAAGLHEALKEHVKQKIGPWKYPRWVEVVDSLPKTATGKIQRFKLRDAKAK; encoded by the coding sequence ATGAGCGGCGGTTCCTACAACGCGGTGACCTGGCTGCTCGACCGCAATGTCGACGAAGGCCGCGGCGCAAAACTCGCCTTTACCGACACCGTTTCCGAGCTGACCTATGGCGGCCTGCAGCAGCAGAGCCGGCGCGTCGCCAACATGCTGCGCCGCCTCGGCGTCCGCCGCGAAGAGCGGGTCGCCATGATCATGCTCGACACCGTCGATTTCCCGGCGGTGTTTCTCGGCGCGATCCGCGCCGGCATCGTGCCGGTGCCGCTCAACACGCTTTTGACGTCGGATCAATATGCCTATGTGCTGGCGGATTGCCGCGCGCGGGTGCTGTTCATCTCCGAAGCGCTGCTGCCGGTCGTGAAGGATATGGTCGGGCGGCTGCCGGATCTCGAGCATGTCGTCGTCTCCGGCAAGGATGCGCTCGGTCACAAGAAGCTGTCCGACGAACTCACGGGCGAAAGCGACGTCTTTGCGACCGCGGCGACCCATCCCGACGAGCCGGCGTTCTGGCTGTATTCGTCGGGCTCGACCGGCATGCCCAAGGGCGTGCGGCATCTGCATTGCAATCTGGCGGCGACCGCGGACACCTACGCCAGGCAGGTGCTCGGCATTCGCGAGGACGACGTTTGCCTGTCGGCGGCGAAACTGTTCTTCGCCTACGGCCTTGGCAATGCGCTGACCTTCCCGATGTCGGTCGGCGCCACCACCGTGCTCAATTCCGAGCGGCCGACGCCGGCGCTGATGTTCGCGCTGATGAACAAGTACAATCCCACCATCTTCTTCGGCGTGCCGACGCTGTATTCCTCGATGCTCAACGACGAGACCTTGAAGAACGAACCCGCCGGCTCACGCCTGCGCATCTGCACCTCCGCCGGCGAGGCGCTGCCGGAGTCGGTCGGCAATGCCTGGAAGGCGCGCGTCGGCGTCGACATTCTCGACGGCGTCGGCTCGACCGAACTCTTGCATATCTTTCTCTCGAACGCGCCCGGCGACATCAAATACGGCACCTCGGGCCGTCCGGTGCCGGGCTACAAGGTGCGGCTGGTGAACGACGCCGGCGACGACGTGCCCGACGGCGAGGTCGGCGAACTCCTGGTCGATGCGCCCTCCGCCGGCGAGGGCTACTGGAACCAGCGCAGCAAGACCCGCCAGACCTTTGCCGGCCACTGGACCCGCACCGGCGACAAATACGTTCGCGATGCCGACGGCCGTTACACCTTCTGCGGCCGCGGCGACGACATGTTCAAGGTGTCCGGCATCTGGGTGTCGCCGTTCGAGGTCGAGAGCGCGTTGATCACCCATCCTGCGGTGCTGGAAGCCGCCGTGGTGCCCGAGGCCGATCCGGAAGGCCTTTTGAAGCCGAAGGCATTCGTGGTGCTGCGCCCGGGCGCCAGCGCGGCCGGCCTGCACGAGGCGCTGAAGGAGCACGTCAAGCAGAAGATCGGTCCGTGGAAATATCCACGCTGGGTCGAGGTCGTCGATAGCTTGCCGAAAACCGCGACCGGAAAGATCCAGCGGTTCAAGCTGAGGGATGCGAAGGCAAAATAG
- a CDS encoding alpha/beta fold hydrolase: MTTLSPSGFLRIGASDLEYRMIGPMPDAAPTIVMLHEGLGSAGLWGDFPDRLQAATGAGVFVYSRAGYGASSPVQLPRPLDYMHIEARETLPKLLETIGFRRGLLVGHSDGASIAAIYAGGVQDYRVRGVAMIAPHFIVEDISVASIAEIKKTYETTELKSKLARWHKDVDNAFYGWNAAWLDPKFRSWDICEYLAYIRVPVAILQGADDQYGTLRQVEIAEEECYCPVDVTIIPGAGHSPHREAPEATLHAISDFAGRILHTHEGSQGRAA; this comes from the coding sequence ATGACCACGCTCTCCCCTTCTGGCTTCCTCCGCATCGGCGCGTCCGATCTCGAATACCGCATGATCGGCCCGATGCCGGACGCCGCGCCGACCATCGTCATGCTGCACGAGGGTCTCGGCTCGGCCGGGCTGTGGGGCGATTTTCCGGACCGGCTGCAGGCGGCGACCGGGGCCGGCGTGTTCGTCTATTCGCGCGCGGGCTACGGCGCCTCGAGCCCGGTGCAGCTGCCGCGCCCGCTCGACTACATGCACATCGAGGCGCGCGAGACCCTGCCGAAGCTGCTCGAGACCATCGGCTTCCGCCGCGGCCTTCTGGTCGGCCATTCCGATGGCGCCTCGATCGCCGCGATTTACGCCGGTGGCGTTCAGGATTACCGCGTGCGCGGGGTCGCGATGATCGCGCCGCATTTTATCGTCGAGGATATTTCGGTGGCCTCGATCGCGGAGATCAAGAAGACCTACGAGACGACGGAGCTGAAGTCGAAGCTCGCCCGCTGGCACAAGGACGTCGACAACGCCTTCTACGGCTGGAACGCCGCCTGGCTCGACCCGAAATTCCGCAGCTGGGATATCTGCGAATATCTCGCCTATATCCGCGTGCCGGTGGCGATCCTGCAGGGCGCCGACGACCAGTATGGGACATTACGGCAGGTCGAGATTGCCGAGGAAGAGTGCTATTGTCCGGTCGATGTGACGATCATCCCGGGCGCCGGACACTCGCCGCATCGCGAAGCGCCGGAGGCGACGCTGCATGCGATCTCGGATTTCGCAGGACGCATTCTGCACACCCATGAAGGCTCGCAGGGGCGGGCCGCCTAA
- a CDS encoding DUF309 domain-containing protein, protein MSPPPSAANQLPLPQWAYVPGETAEADADHDTLWQAKALVPSRFRDFVPARHPALRYGLALNDHGFFWESQQILEAVWAAAPQGGRERILLRACIQIAGANLKLRMLKPHAAVRLFGEALRELTTLSLRQAVAGGDGFADTFPTAALAALLTGKLAQPALSKADWVNIGAAGRT, encoded by the coding sequence ATGAGCCCGCCTCCGTCAGCCGCGAACCAGCTTCCGCTGCCGCAATGGGCCTATGTCCCCGGCGAGACCGCGGAGGCCGACGCCGATCACGATACGCTGTGGCAGGCCAAGGCGCTGGTGCCCTCCCGGTTTCGCGATTTCGTCCCGGCGCGGCATCCGGCGCTGCGCTACGGGCTGGCGCTCAACGATCACGGCTTCTTCTGGGAGTCGCAGCAGATCCTCGAAGCGGTATGGGCGGCAGCGCCGCAAGGCGGCCGCGAGCGCATCCTGCTGCGGGCCTGCATCCAGATCGCAGGCGCCAATCTCAAGCTGCGGATGCTGAAGCCGCACGCCGCCGTGCGGCTGTTCGGCGAGGCGCTGCGGGAACTCACCACGCTCAGCCTTCGCCAGGCGGTTGCCGGCGGCGACGGCTTTGCCGACACCTTCCCGACCGCCGCGCTGGCGGCGCTGTTGACGGGGAAACTGGCGCAGCCGGCGCTATCCAAGGCGGATTGGGTGAATATCGGCGCCGCCGGCCGCACATGA
- the boxC gene encoding 2,3-epoxybenzoyl-CoA dihydrolase, producing the protein MAGEDRVLSGGAKYIDFQTDPSRYRHWKLEVAGDVGTLTMDVDENGGLFEGYQLKLNSYDLGVDIELADAVQRLRFEHPEVKVVVMRSGKNRVFCAGANIRMLAGSTHAHKVNFCKFTNETRNGLEDSSENSGQRFITVVNGTAAGGGYELALATDHIIMADDGSAAVALPEVPLLAVLPGTGGLTRVVDKRKVRRDHADFFCTIEEGIKGKRAVQWRLVDEIAPNSKLEAKVAERAREFAAASKRNGAGKGIELTRLSRTIDENSIRYGFVSVDIDRAARIATISIKAPEEAPPADIDGMIAKGASFWPLQVARELDDAILHLRINELEIAMLVFKSHGDAANVLACDAFLEANKAQWLVNEIRQYWKRVLKRIDVTSRTLVTLVEPGSCFAGTLAELVFAADRSYMLIGSRQGDNRSPPAIKLSAMNFGPYPMSHGLTRLQSRFLADPSDLDRAKAKIGEALDAEEAEALGLVTFALDDIDWDDEVRVFFEERASFSPDSLTGMEANLRFVGPETMESKIFSRLTAWQNWIFQRPNAVGEEGALRRYGTGQKAQFDMTRV; encoded by the coding sequence ATGGCCGGTGAAGATCGCGTCCTTTCAGGCGGCGCGAAATACATCGATTTTCAGACCGATCCGTCGCGCTACCGGCACTGGAAGCTGGAGGTCGCAGGCGATGTCGGGACGCTGACCATGGATGTCGACGAGAACGGTGGCCTGTTCGAAGGCTACCAGCTCAAGCTCAATTCCTACGATCTCGGCGTCGACATTGAGCTCGCGGACGCGGTGCAGCGGCTGCGCTTCGAGCATCCCGAGGTCAAGGTGGTGGTGATGCGCTCGGGCAAGAACCGCGTGTTCTGCGCCGGCGCCAATATCCGCATGCTGGCCGGCTCCACCCACGCCCACAAGGTCAATTTCTGCAAGTTCACCAACGAGACCCGCAACGGGCTGGAGGACTCATCCGAGAATTCCGGCCAGCGCTTCATCACCGTGGTCAACGGCACGGCGGCCGGCGGCGGCTATGAACTGGCGCTGGCGACCGATCACATCATCATGGCCGATGATGGTTCGGCGGCGGTGGCGCTGCCGGAAGTGCCGCTGCTGGCGGTGCTGCCGGGCACCGGCGGCCTGACGCGGGTCGTCGACAAGCGCAAGGTGCGCCGCGACCACGCCGACTTCTTCTGCACCATCGAGGAAGGCATCAAGGGCAAGCGCGCGGTGCAGTGGCGCCTGGTCGACGAGATCGCGCCGAACAGCAAGCTGGAGGCCAAGGTCGCCGAGCGCGCCAGGGAATTCGCCGCCGCCTCGAAGCGCAACGGCGCCGGCAAGGGCATTGAGCTGACGAGACTCAGCCGTACCATCGACGAAAACAGCATCCGCTACGGCTTCGTCAGCGTCGACATCGACCGCGCGGCGCGCATCGCCACCATCTCGATCAAGGCGCCGGAGGAGGCCCCGCCCGCCGATATCGACGGCATGATCGCCAAGGGCGCCTCGTTCTGGCCGCTGCAGGTAGCGCGCGAACTCGACGATGCGATCCTGCATCTTCGCATCAACGAACTCGAGATCGCGATGCTGGTGTTCAAGTCGCATGGCGATGCCGCCAATGTGCTGGCCTGCGACGCCTTTCTGGAAGCCAACAAGGCACAATGGCTGGTCAACGAGATCAGGCAGTACTGGAAGCGGGTGCTGAAGCGCATCGACGTCACCTCGCGCACGCTGGTGACGCTGGTCGAGCCCGGCTCCTGCTTCGCCGGCACACTGGCCGAACTCGTGTTCGCGGCCGACCGCTCCTACATGCTGATCGGCTCGCGGCAGGGCGATAACCGCAGCCCCCCGGCCATCAAGCTCTCGGCGATGAATTTCGGGCCCTATCCGATGAGCCACGGCCTGACGCGCCTGCAGTCGCGTTTCCTGGCCGATCCTTCCGACCTCGATCGTGCCAAGGCGAAGATCGGCGAGGCGCTCGACGCTGAGGAGGCCGAGGCGCTCGGCCTCGTCACCTTCGCGCTCGACGATATCGACTGGGACGACGAAGTCAGGGTGTTCTTCGAGGAGCGCGCCAGCTTCTCGCCCGACAGTCTCACCGGCATGGAAGCGAATCTGCGCTTCGTGGGCCCTGAGACCATGGAATCGAAAATCTTCTCGCGCCTGACTGCGTGGCAGAACTGGATCTTTCAGCGCCCCAACGCGGTCGGCGAAGAGGGCGCGCTGCGCCGCTACGGCACCGGCCAGAAGGCGCAGTTCGATATGACGAGAGTTTAG
- the boxB gene encoding benzoyl-CoA 2,3-epoxidase subunit BoxB — MNVNIMNVDYSTKIPNNVNLAEDRQVLKALEGWHPGYLDWWNDMGPEGFQESLVYLRTAVSVDPKGWAKFDYVRMPEYRWGILLAPQDPDRRVNFGQHLGEKAWQEVPGEYRAMLRRLVVVQGDTEPASVEQQRHLGKTAPSLYDMRNLFQVNVEEGRHLWAMVYLLQKYFGRDGREEADELLRRRSGDADSPRMLGAFNEATPDWLSFFMFTFFTDRDGKMQLESLAQSGFDPLSRSCRFMLTEEAHHMFVGETGVGRVLQRTCEAMKEAGIDDPYAIEKVRALGVIDLPTVQKKLNLHYTLSLDLFGSEVSTNAANFYNAGLKGRFQETKIDDDHRLTNDFYKVLKLVDGKIALVDEPALTALNMRLRDDYSADCEKGVERWNKIIEKAGVNFRLELPHTAFHRQIGEFRDVNATPKGVIVSAAEWAKVRNDYLPSPSDGDFIASLMEPVSEPGQYAKWIAPPKMGIDNKPGDFEYVKIEAA; from the coding sequence ATGAACGTCAACATCATGAACGTCGACTACTCCACCAAGATTCCCAACAACGTGAATCTCGCGGAGGACCGCCAGGTGCTGAAGGCCCTGGAAGGCTGGCATCCCGGCTATCTCGACTGGTGGAACGACATGGGTCCGGAAGGTTTCCAGGAATCGCTGGTGTACCTGCGCACGGCCGTCAGCGTCGATCCCAAAGGCTGGGCCAAGTTCGATTACGTGCGCATGCCGGAATACCGCTGGGGCATCCTGCTCGCTCCGCAAGACCCGGACCGAAGGGTGAATTTCGGTCAGCACCTGGGAGAAAAGGCCTGGCAGGAAGTACCTGGCGAGTATCGTGCCATGTTGCGCCGTCTCGTCGTGGTCCAGGGCGACACCGAGCCTGCATCCGTCGAACAGCAGCGCCATCTCGGGAAAACCGCGCCGTCGCTTTACGACATGCGCAACCTGTTCCAGGTCAACGTCGAGGAAGGCCGCCATCTCTGGGCCATGGTCTACCTGCTGCAGAAATATTTCGGCCGCGATGGCCGCGAGGAAGCCGACGAATTGTTGCGCCGCCGTTCCGGCGATGCCGATTCGCCGCGCATGCTGGGCGCCTTCAACGAGGCCACGCCGGACTGGCTGTCGTTCTTCATGTTCACCTTCTTCACCGACCGTGACGGCAAGATGCAGCTCGAGAGCCTTGCGCAATCCGGCTTCGATCCGTTGTCGCGCAGTTGCCGCTTCATGCTGACCGAGGAGGCACATCACATGTTCGTCGGCGAGACCGGCGTCGGCCGCGTGCTTCAGCGCACCTGCGAGGCCATGAAAGAGGCAGGCATCGACGATCCCTATGCGATCGAGAAGGTGCGTGCGCTCGGCGTGATTGATCTGCCGACCGTTCAGAAGAAGCTGAACCTGCACTATACGCTCTCGCTCGACCTGTTTGGCTCGGAAGTCTCGACCAATGCCGCGAATTTCTACAATGCGGGCCTGAAGGGCCGCTTCCAGGAAACCAAGATCGACGACGATCACCGCCTGACCAACGACTTCTACAAAGTCCTGAAGCTGGTCGACGGCAAGATCGCGCTGGTCGACGAGCCGGCGCTGACCGCGCTGAACATGCGGCTGCGCGATGACTACTCGGCCGACTGCGAAAAGGGCGTCGAGCGCTGGAACAAGATCATCGAAAAGGCCGGTGTGAACTTCCGTCTCGAATTGCCGCATACCGCGTTCCACCGCCAGATCGGCGAATTCAGGGACGTCAACGCGACTCCCAAGGGCGTCATCGTCAGCGCCGCCGAATGGGCCAAGGTCAGGAATGACTATCTGCCCTCGCCCTCCGATGGAGATTTCATCGCCTCGCTGATGGAGCCTGTCAGCGAGCCGGGCCAATACGCGAAATGGATTGCCCCGCCGAAGATGGGCATCGACAACAAGCCGGGCGATTTCGAATATGTGAAGATCGAGGCGGCGTGA
- the boxA gene encoding benzoyl-CoA 2,3-epoxidase subunit BoxA, giving the protein MDAPVQEVIKQHLIDPEICIRCNTCEETCPVDAVTHDGNNYVVDAGICNHCMDCISPCPTGSIDNWRVVTRPYSLQEQFSWSELPTQEDVAVNAGGAAAIDALEDDVSRLLEEARKGLGGKPVAPHSAGKPTVNLYSRGKPATATVTGNFRLTDAASDSDIRHIILDFGNQPFPVLEGQSIGIVVPGVDAGGNAHHPRLYSVASSRDGEKRNANNLALTVKRVDGGLCSNYLCDLPRGAKIQVTGPFGATFLMPDDPAANIIMICTGTGSAPFRGFTERRRRAMPDAAGRLLLFFGARRPEELPYFGPLQKVPEKLLGKFFCYSRVPNEPRVYVQDRIRSEAGEIAKLLADSNTHVYICGLRGMESGVDEAFADACRAASLDWSALKPAMRESGRYHVETY; this is encoded by the coding sequence ATGGACGCGCCTGTTCAGGAGGTGATCAAGCAGCATCTCATCGACCCCGAAATATGTATTCGCTGCAATACCTGCGAAGAAACATGTCCGGTCGATGCGGTGACGCATGACGGCAACAACTATGTTGTTGACGCCGGCATCTGCAATCACTGCATGGACTGCATTTCGCCCTGTCCCACCGGGTCGATCGACAACTGGCGCGTGGTCACCAGGCCCTATTCGCTGCAGGAGCAGTTTTCCTGGAGCGAACTGCCGACGCAGGAGGATGTCGCCGTCAATGCCGGCGGCGCCGCCGCCATCGATGCGCTGGAGGACGACGTCAGCAGGCTGCTCGAGGAGGCGCGCAAGGGATTGGGCGGCAAGCCGGTTGCCCCGCATTCCGCCGGCAAGCCGACCGTCAATCTCTACAGCCGCGGCAAGCCTGCGACCGCGACCGTGACTGGAAACTTTCGGTTGACCGATGCGGCCTCGGATTCCGACATTCGGCATATCATCCTGGATTTTGGCAATCAGCCGTTTCCGGTTCTGGAAGGCCAAAGCATCGGCATCGTCGTGCCCGGCGTCGATGCCGGCGGCAATGCCCATCATCCGCGACTGTATTCCGTCGCCAGTTCGCGCGACGGCGAGAAGCGAAACGCCAACAACCTCGCCCTTACCGTGAAGCGGGTAGATGGCGGCTTGTGCTCGAATTATCTCTGTGACCTTCCGCGCGGTGCGAAGATCCAGGTTACCGGTCCCTTCGGCGCGACCTTCCTGATGCCGGACGATCCCGCCGCGAATATCATCATGATCTGCACGGGCACCGGTTCCGCGCCGTTCCGCGGCTTCACCGAGCGCCGCCGCCGTGCGATGCCGGACGCCGCGGGCAGGCTGCTTCTGTTTTTTGGCGCACGGCGGCCCGAAGAATTGCCGTATTTCGGGCCGTTGCAGAAGGTGCCGGAGAAATTGCTCGGAAAATTCTTCTGCTATTCGCGCGTGCCGAACGAGCCTCGCGTCTATGTGCAGGACCGTATCCGCTCCGAGGCGGGAGAAATCGCGAAACTGCTCGCCGATTCCAATACGCACGTCTATATTTGCGGGCTCAGGGGCATGGAAAGCGGCGTCGACGAAGCTTTCGCCGATGCCTGCCGTGCCGCATCGCTCGACTGGTCGGCGCTGAAGCCTGCCATGCGCGAGAGCGGACGCTATCATGTCGAGACATATTAG
- the boxB gene encoding benzoyl-CoA 2,3-epoxidase subunit BoxB — protein MNVNIMNVDYSTKIPNNVNLSEDRQVLKALEGWHPGYMNWWGDMGPEGFQQSLVYLRTAYSVDPRGWAKFDYVKMPDYRWGILLVPQEENRVIPFGEHYGEPAWQEVPGEHRAMLRRLIVIQGDTEPASVEQQRHLGKTAPSLYDLRNLFQVNVEEGRHLWAMVYLLQKYFGRDGREEADDLLRRRSGDADAPRMLGAFNEATPDWLSFFMFTYFTDRDGKMQLHSLAQSGFDPLSRTCRFMLTEEAHHMFVGETGISRVVQRTCEAMKAAGISDPADIARVRALGVIDLPTIQKKLNLHYTLSLDLFGSEVSTNAANAFNAGIKGRYHETQIKDDHQLKNDTYPVLKLVNGEIKRVDEPALTALNMRLRDDYSQDCVKGLLRWNKIISTSGYDYKLTLPNVAFHRQIGEFKDVHATPDGLLIDDATWNKRRNDWLPSPDDGDFIASLMQPVTEIGGFAPWISPPKVGIDNKPGDFEYVKIET, from the coding sequence ATGAACGTCAACATCATGAACGTCGACTACTCCACCAAGATTCCCAACAACGTGAATCTCAGCGAGGATCGGCAGGTGCTCAAGGCGCTGGAGGGCTGGCACCCCGGTTACATGAACTGGTGGGGCGACATGGGCCCGGAAGGCTTCCAGCAGTCGCTGGTTTACCTGCGCACGGCCTATTCGGTCGATCCGCGCGGCTGGGCCAAGTTCGACTATGTGAAGATGCCGGATTACCGTTGGGGCATCCTGCTGGTTCCACAGGAGGAGAACCGCGTCATCCCGTTCGGCGAGCATTACGGCGAGCCTGCGTGGCAGGAAGTCCCGGGTGAGCATCGTGCCATGCTGCGCCGCCTGATCGTGATCCAGGGCGACACCGAGCCGGCTTCGGTCGAGCAGCAGCGCCATCTCGGCAAGACCGCGCCCTCGCTCTACGATCTGCGCAACCTGTTCCAGGTCAATGTCGAGGAAGGCCGTCATCTCTGGGCCATGGTCTATCTTCTGCAGAAGTATTTCGGCCGCGACGGCCGCGAGGAGGCCGATGATCTGTTGCGCCGGCGTTCTGGCGACGCCGACGCGCCGCGCATGCTGGGCGCCTTCAACGAGGCGACGCCGGACTGGCTGTCGTTCTTCATGTTCACTTATTTCACCGACCGCGACGGCAAGATGCAGCTGCACTCGCTGGCGCAGTCCGGCTTCGATCCGTTGTCGCGCACCTGCCGCTTCATGCTGACCGAGGAGGCGCATCACATGTTCGTCGGCGAGACCGGCATCAGCCGCGTGGTGCAGCGGACCTGCGAAGCCATGAAGGCCGCCGGGATCAGCGATCCCGCCGATATCGCCAGGGTCCGCGCGCTCGGGGTGATCGATCTGCCGACCATCCAGAAGAAGCTCAACCTGCACTACACGCTGTCGCTCGACCTGTTCGGCTCGGAGGTCTCCACCAACGCGGCCAACGCCTTCAATGCCGGCATCAAGGGCCGCTATCACGAGACCCAGATCAAGGACGATCACCAACTGAAGAACGATACCTATCCGGTGCTCAAGCTGGTCAACGGCGAGATCAAGCGCGTCGACGAGCCGGCGCTCACCGCGCTCAACATGCGGCTGCGCGACGATTACAGCCAGGACTGCGTCAAGGGCCTGTTGCGCTGGAACAAGATCATCTCGACATCAGGCTACGACTACAAGCTGACGCTGCCGAACGTCGCGTTCCACCGCCAGATCGGAGAGTTCAAGGACGTCCACGCCACGCCCGACGGCCTCCTGATCGACGACGCCACCTGGAACAAGCGGCGGAACGATTGGCTGCCCTCGCCTGACGACGGCGATTTCATCGCCTCGCTGATGCAGCCGGTGACCGAGATAGGCGGCTTCGCCCCCTGGATCTCGCCGCCCAAGGTCGGCATCGACAACAAGCCCGGCGATTTCGAGTATGTGAAGATCGAGACGTAA
- a CDS encoding SDR family oxidoreductase — protein MFKDLFSLKGRIALVTGGSRGIGKMIAAGFLAQGAAKVYITARKAGPCEATAKELSAEYGGECIALPIDISTMAGIDMLAAEIKKREPKLDILVNNAGAAWGADFDEFPESGWDKVMNLNVKTPFFLTKALAAPLRAAATADKPGKVINIASIDGIFVNPMETYSYAASKAGLIHLTRRMAVKLIRDHIVVTAIAPGPFKSDMNKAARDNADEVSTRVPSGRIGTDEDMAGAAIYLASRAGDYVVGATIAVDGGIVYANPGIKGEGWD, from the coding sequence ATGTTCAAGGATCTGTTTTCGCTGAAGGGGCGCATTGCGCTCGTGACCGGGGGATCGCGCGGCATCGGCAAGATGATCGCGGCCGGGTTTCTCGCGCAGGGTGCCGCCAAGGTCTACATCACCGCGCGCAAGGCCGGGCCCTGCGAGGCGACCGCGAAGGAGCTTTCGGCCGAATATGGCGGCGAATGCATCGCGCTGCCGATCGATATTTCGACCATGGCCGGCATCGACATGCTGGCGGCGGAGATCAAAAAGCGCGAGCCCAAGCTCGACATCCTCGTCAACAATGCGGGTGCGGCCTGGGGTGCCGATTTCGACGAATTTCCGGAGAGCGGCTGGGACAAGGTGATGAACCTCAACGTCAAGACGCCGTTCTTTCTGACCAAAGCGCTGGCCGCCCCCTTGCGCGCTGCCGCCACCGCGGACAAGCCCGGCAAGGTGATCAACATTGCTTCCATCGACGGCATCTTCGTCAACCCGATGGAGACCTATTCCTACGCCGCGAGCAAAGCGGGCCTGATTCACCTGACCCGGCGGATGGCGGTGAAACTGATCCGCGACCACATCGTGGTGACGGCGATCGCGCCGGGACCGTTCAAGTCCGACATGAACAAGGCGGCGCGCGACAATGCCGACGAGGTGTCGACGCGGGTGCCATCGGGCCGCATCGGCACCGACGAGGACATGGCGGGGGCCGCGATCTATCTCGCCTCGCGCGCCGGCGATTACGTGGTCGGCGCGACGATCGCGGTCGACGGCGGCATCGTCTATGCCAATCCGGGGATCAAGGGTGAGGGCTGGGATTGA